A stretch of Primulina tabacum isolate GXHZ01 chromosome 13, ASM2559414v2, whole genome shotgun sequence DNA encodes these proteins:
- the LOC142523226 gene encoding LOW QUALITY PROTEIN: heat shock 70 kDa protein 17-like (The sequence of the model RefSeq protein was modified relative to this genomic sequence to represent the inferred CDS: deleted 1 base in 1 codon): MATASYFRVLLFLSILFLNSIRSESAVASIDLGSESLKVAVVNLKPGQAPISIAINEMSKRKTPNLISFHADTRLIGEESLNLQARYPNKVYSHLPSLLAKPYIFTRDFIRSLYLSYEIKPDETRDVAVFQTDGPGEFGNFTAEEMVAMILKYAVGLVETQARTSIKDVVITVPPYMGVAERTSLLTAAGLAGINVLALVNEHSGAALQYGIDKDFSNGSRQVLFYDMGASSTYAALVEFSAYNAKEFGKTVSVNQFQVKDVKWDEKLGGQHMELRLVEYLADEFSKQLGNGVDVRNSPKAMAKLKKQVKRTKEILSANLMAPVSVESLYDDLDFRSTITREKFEELCEDIWEKALVPVKKVLDYSGLKVDDLYAVELIGGATRVPKLQAKLQEFLGRKELSKHLDADEAIVLGASLLAANLSDGIKLNRKLGMIDGSTYGFVLELDGDGLLKDENTRQLIVPRMKKLPSKMFRSVVHNKDFEVSLAYESEDMIPPGTPYLTFAEYDVQGLTDVSDKYSTRNLSSPIKASLHFSLSRSGIFTLDRADAVIEITEWVEVPRKNLTLDNSTSAIVNITDAGSKNASDESSDKLEMNNGDWNNSDSSVDNSNTLDLGTEKKLKKRTFRVALNVVEKTKGAGMLSKESFALAKHKLEALDKKDAERKRTAELKNNLEGYIYSTKDKLESEEFVKVSSDKERRSFLEKLAEVEDWLYMDGEDASANEFKERLDMLKAIGDPIFLRYNELTARPAASEHALKYLTELQQVVKGWEKDKSWLPRERIDEVIREAEKLKNWLNAKEAEQRKTSVFGTPAFTSHEVYSKVFDLQDKVGSVNRIPKPKPKVEKPVKIETPSSADKENATDSASEETTTSNGQAAGDSNAVGDDKVDSEPVAHDEL, translated from the exons ATGGCGACCGCGAGTTATTTTCGCGTGCTGCTCTTCCTGtcgatcttgttcttgaattcGATTCGATCTGAATCGGCGGTGGCGAGCATAGATCTCGGCTCGGAATCGCTGAAAGTTGCCGTGGTCAATCTCAAACCCGGCCAAGCTCCGATCTCTATCGCTATTAACGAAATGTCGAAGCGAAAGACCCCAAATCTCATCTCTTTCCACGCGGATACGAGGTTAATCGGTGAGGAATCGCTTAACCTTCAAGCACGTTACCCCAACAAAGTGTATTCTCATCTACCCTCACTACTCGCCAAACCGTATATTTTTACTCGAGATTTTATTCGATCACTCTATTTGAGTTACGAGATTAAGCCGGATGAAACAAGGGATGTGGCGGTTTTTCAGACCGATGGCCCAGGGGAATTCGGAAATTTCACGGCGGAGGAGATGGTGGCGATGATCTTGAAGTATGCAGTGGGATTGGTGGAGACGCAAGCGAGGACGAGCATCAAGGACGTGGTGATCACTGTGCCCCCATACATGGGGGTGGCGGAAAGAACGAGTCTACTGACAGCGGCTGGCTTGGCTGGGATAAATGTGCTAGCTTTGGTGAACGAGCATTCTGGTGCTGCATTGCAGTACGGGATTGATAAGGATTTTTCGAATGGGTCGAGGCAAGTTTTGTTTTACGACATGGGCGCCAGCAGTACTTATGCTGCGTTGGTGGAATTCTCCGCTTATAATGCTAAGGAATTCGGCAAGACTGTATCCGTTAATCAATTTCAG GTGAAGGATGTCAAATGGGATGAAAAACTTGGTGGTCAGCACATGGAACTGAGGTTGGTGGAGTATTTGGCAGATGAATTCAGCAAACAGCTTGGAAATGGAGTTGACGTTAGAAACTCTCCCAAGGCAATGGCCAAATTGAAGAAACAAGTCAAGCGCACAAAAGAAATTTTAAGTGCCAATCTGATGGCTCCGGTTTCTGTAGAATCCCTATACGATGATCTGGACTTTAG GAGCACAATAACTCGTGAGAAGTTTGAAGAGCTTTGTGAAGATATTTGGGAAAAAGCCCTTGTACCTGTTAAAAAAGTTCTCGACTATTCAGGACTGAAGGTGGATGATCTTTATGCAGTGGAGTTAATTGGAGGTGCCACTCGAGTGCCAAAGTTGCAG GCTAAACTTCAGGAATTTCTTGGTAGGAAAGAGTTGAGCAAGCATCTTGATGCTGATGAAGCTATTGTTCTGGGTGCCTCATTGCTTGCTGCAAATTTAAGTGATGGAATCAAGTTAAACCGTAAGCTAGGAATGATTGATGGTTCTACTTATGGATTTGTGCTTGAGTTGGATGGTGATGGCCTTTTGAAAGATGAAAACACCAGGCAGCTGATCGTACCAAGAATGAAGAAGTTACCCAGTAAA ATGTTCAGATCTGTTGTTCACAACAAAGATTTTGAAGTTTCACTTGCTTATGAAAGTGAAGATATGATACCACCTGGCACACCCTATCTTACATTTGCAGAATATGATGTCCAAGGTCTCACAGATGTCAGTGACAA GTACTCAACACGGAACCTTTCCTCCCCAATTAAAGCCAGTTTACATTTCTCTCTCAGTAGAAGTGGTATATTTACCTTGGATCGAGCAGATGCTGTAATTGAAATAACTGAATGGGTAGAAGTTCCACGCAAGAATCTCACATTGGACAACTCAACGTCTGCTATTGTCAACATTACAGATGCTGGTTCTAAGAATGCTTCAGATGAGAGCAGTGACAAGTTGGAAATGAATAATGGTGACTGG AACAACTCAGATTCTAGTGTTGACAATTCCAACACGTTGGATCTAGGCACTGAAAAGAAGCTGAAGAAGCGAACTTTTCGTGTTGCTCTTAAT GTTGTTGAGAAGACAAAAGGGGCTGGAATGCTCTCGAAAGAATCTTTTGCTCTGGCTAAGCACAAGTTAGAAGCTTTGGACAAGAAGGATGCTGAAAGGAAAAGAACTGCTGAATTGAAAAACAACTTGGAAGGATACATTTATTCTACTAAAGACAAG CTTGAATCTGAGGAGTTTGTGAAAGTATCTTCAGACAAAGAACGACGGTCCTTCTTGGAGAAACTAGCTGAG GTGGAAGATTGGTTGTATATGGATGGAGAAGATGCTTCTGCAAATGAATTTAAAGAACGCCTAGATATGTTGAAAGCTATTGGAGACCCCATATTCTTAAG GTATAATGAGCTTACAGCACGACCTGCTGCCTCAGAACATGCACTGAAGTACCTTACTGAGCTGCAACAG GTTGTGAAGGGATGGGAAAAAGACAAATCATGGCTACCAAGAGAGAGAATAGATGAG GTTATACGAGAAGCTGAAAAGTTAAAGAATTGGTTAAATGCCAAGGAGGCTGAACAGAGGAA GACTTCTGTATTTGGAACCCCCGCATTCACATCCCATGAAGTATATTCAAAGGTTTTCGATCTACAGGACAAG GTTGGAAGTGTCAACAGAATTCCCAAGCCAAAGCCAAAAGTTGAGAAACCTGTGAAGATAGAAACCCCAAGTTCTGCTGATAAAGAAAATGCCACAGACTCGGCATCTGAAGAGACAACCACTTCAAATGGCCAAGCAGCAGGAGATTCAAATGCTGTCGGCGATGACAAAGTGGATTCTGAGCCCGTGGCACATGATGAGTTGTAA